GCTACTCCGGTTTGGTCAGTGCAAGAGCAACTTGGCATATGGCACCGTTGGTCTTTGTGCCTGGAGTCCTGGTATATCTGTCGAGACAATCATTTCACTTTCCAGACAGTTTTTGTCAAACTTCCCGTATGCGAATTTGAAACTTGTATTCTCTcacaacaacaaaataaaatgtaGCAAAAAAGATTGTCACCCCAAATCCTGACGGCATTGTAGGGGTCTCAAATTCATTCTACTCCGTCTTACCCCTCCAATTGTCCTGTCCCTTCTCCCAACTCTCTCATCCATACAGGAGAAGGAGGCGGCGGCTGCCCCCGAGCCCTTGTCCACTCTGGCGGAGCCCAGCCCTGTGGCCCCTCCCCCTTTGGTGCCCGCCGACGCGCCAGACGAGAcgtgggaggagaaggaggacaagCAGAATGCCGACACGCCCCCGCTCAAACCAGGCGACCTCAAGTACCAGTACAAAGGAGGTGGGTGGCCCCCTAGAAATACATTTGTCTGTAGGTGACCCAATTCATCTTTGTTGACTCCGACTATTTGAATGGTCAACAACCCCATTATGCAGGTGTATGGCATGTCTCTTCAGGAGCAGTCTGATAGATTTGGTTGAATGTGTCCCAGCAACGGTTAAGCAGTATGAAAGAGTCCGTCGCCTGTTCAaactctcccactcctccaccCTTTCCTCCCAACAGAGCAATGGAAGCCTATCGACCCGGAGGATAAGAAGAGGTACGACAGGGAGTTCCTGCTGGGCTTCCGGTACATTGGTGCCAGCATGAACAAGCCCGAGGGCCTGCCTCTTATCTGTGATGTGGTGTTGGATAAGGTAAACTATGTCATTGAAGGAAAGAAATAACAATTTAATGAGCCAATAtgggtatatattttttttttataggcaTCCAGTTTGAAGTGTATTATTCACAACTAAGTGACGTGATTATGCTCCCGTAGTTCATTCGTGTGCTTTTCGAGTCTGTCCCGAATACTAATTTCAATGTCAAATTCATAGGTTCttaatcctctcctctctgtaggccaaTAAGACCCCCATGCGCCCAGCGGAGCCGGGTCGCAACATGATGAACGCCGGGCCAGACTTCACCCCCGCCTTCATGGGTAACCTGGGCAGACAGTCCTCcggaggtgggggagggggaccACGGGGCCCTGGAAGGGACCATATGGGAGTGAGTATCGCAGTGTGGGTCCGTGTATGGAGTTATATAGTGGACacttcaaaatatatatatatattatttattttatgggCTAGATCATATTTAATATGGCAGATGGATGGAGGCTTAAGTGGAAAAATTGGTCtccatttccaatcccccatattttgttctttgtaaatatatatattatttttaatacactatatatatatatacacaaaggtatgtggatttggctatttcagccacacccattgctgacaggtgtataaaaccgagCACACATCTTTGCTAAAACGGGTTATATCCATCCAGATGCCTCTGTAAGTGCGTAGAGATCCTATAATTCAAGACCAAGATCGACCATTTTTTTTGGTCACGTGTTGGGCTGTTGTCTCTTGGAAAGCATTAGTCACAGTTCATAGTATGTCATTACCTCACTCTCCACGTGATATAAATCAATCATTTGTCACACGTTGCTTGAAAACAAATGGTTTAATTGGTCGACAACCAGTAATTTATTGTGAGCCTTTAAAGATGACCATTGAATAGTGTTCTAAGACTGCCATTGAGTGGAACTGGGGCTGCTTTCTACCTTGTTTATGTCTAAAGCTGGGCGCAAGTTGTGAATAGATTGACGGCCCAGTTTGTTTGAAGTTCATAGACATCATTTCCCTCTTATCTGCTCTACATgatgttctttctctctgttttatCCCTCTACCCCTCACCCATCTTGCTTTCCCCCCTTtgcgctctctcctctcccccccagcCCCCAGGACCCCGGCGCTCCCAGCAGGGCCAGCGTAAGGAGCCCCGCAAGATCATCATCTCCTCATCGCTAGGCGGCGACGTGGAGCTCAACAAGGCAGAGAAAGCCTGGAAGCCCGCGGTGAAGATGGCGGGGAGCCGCGGGACCGGTcccgaggaggaggagagcgacgACCCCGAGCAGGCCAAGACCCAGGAGCTGTTCAAGAGGGTCCGCTCCATCCTCAACAAGCTGACCCCTCAGATGTTCCAGCAACTGATGAAACAGGTCACCGAGCTGACCATCGACACGGAGGAGCGGCTGAAGGGAGTGATCGACCTCATCTTTGAGAAGGCCATCTCCGAGCCCAACTTCTCCGTGGCCTACGCCAACATGTGCCGCTGCCTTATGGGGGTGAGTGACGTGACTGACGACGTTTGGGAATTTTGTGTTTGTCTTTTTTTCTTtcgttctctctgcctctactttgagccatgtGTTTGGACCAGTGCAGTAGGGAGGTAACGCGTCACCAGTACACGTTGGTACCCGATTCAAATGTTAAAGATACAAGTGCATCAGTCAGAAAGTTGATTGAACCATTACGAATCGCTGGTTAACTAAAATAAATGTTGCTCATTACATTCTGCCTTCTGAAAATACCTCCATAGTTTGTGACAACCGAGTTGTGCTATTCATTGGCTATGTCCATCGCTCATTTTGTAAATGATAACTATTGATACATTACTAGCTCAAACAGTTAATGTGCAAAAAATACATGACAAGTTcttgtagtggggtggtagatgccttaTCTCCTTTATGGCTCAGATCAGGTGCCTACGTACATCATTACACACAGAAGTCAGCTCAGACAGGTCCAGTtgagagaggcccagctcatgaGCTCCATCAGCAGCAGACTTttacgtcctccgaaacatgacgcGCCTAGCCGCTCTTCTTAACACCCTCCTGCttcacccggaagccagctgcaccaatgtgccttaggaaacaccgttcaactgattaccgaagtcagcctgcaggcgctcGGGCCCGCAGCAAGGAGTCGCCAGAGCGctatgagccaagtaaagccccccccggccaaacactcccctaacacGGACAACGCCGGGCCAATTGtatgctgccctatgggactcccggtcacggtcGGTTGTgtgacagcctgggatcaaagccgggtctgtagtgacacctcaagcactatGATGCATTGCCTTccaccgctgcgccactcgggaggccctagcAGATTTGAATTTAGAATGGAAAATTAATGTTAGTGCATCAAACTGAATCACACCGAATCGTTTCTAACTAAAATGTATAATTTCGGGGCCCATGTATCTAGGTGTGTATGGTGTcgtcttgaaagggaaagatgcacatccATACACTGCAGTATAGGGATGGAAATGAAGAACTCGAGGAGCTGAGAAGCCCTCTTTCGttccttttctccccctctgtttTAATTCTGTCTTCATCCATTTGTTTGAGTGTACTTCTCTAAGCCACTGAACATAAACGAAACTGACCTTGAACTAAACATGACTTGTTTCTTGTTTCCTTTCCTTGTGTCCTCCCAGTTGAAAGTGCCCACCACAGACAAGCCGGGAGTGACTGTGAACTTCCGTAAGCTGCTGCTGAACCGCTGTCAGAAGGAGTTTGAGAAGGACCAGGACGACGACGTGATCTTTGAGGCCAAACAGAAGGAGATGGAGGCCGCAAAAGAGGTACGACATCACATCCTGTCTACACAACAGATGCGTTCTGTTATATTCATATCCAACCCTTGTTTATATTGCCAATATCACAAGATTGGTCTGTATCCTCATAAATTCTAAATCCATGTATTTGACTATTCATTTGACTTGCTGTTTTTCACTTTTGCCGAGGTCTGTGGTTGAACTAGCAAAGATAGAATCACATTCTGTTCCGTCCCGAACCCTCAAAGAGCGGGTGCATTTTGGGCAATAGAGCTTTCTTTACTTTCAAATGACCTTTTGACCTCTCGCCTCCCAGGAGGAGAAAGCCGGTCTGAAGGCGGAGCTGGAGGAGGCGAAGGACAAGGCGCGCCGGCGGTCGCTGGGCAACATCAAGTTCATCGGCGAGCTGTTCAAGCTGAAGATGCTGACGGAGGCCATCATGCACGACTGCATCGTCAAGCTGCTGAAGAACCACGACGAGGAATCGCTGGAGTGCCTCTGTAGACTGCTGTCCACCATCGGCAAGGACCTGGACTTTGAGAAGGCCAAggtatgcagagagagagatacaggcacATAAAGGCATGTACGCATGCCAATGCACAGGGACACACATACTGATACCTGACATTTTCTCTGCAGAAATGTGaatggccacacacacaccagtctgagtgtccctctgtttgtCCCTACAGCCCCGTATGGACCAGTACTTTGCCCAGATGGACAAGATCATCAAGGAGAAGAAGACCTCGTCCAGGATCCGCTTCATGCTGCAGGACGTCATCGACCTCAGACGGGTACAACtacacctccctccatccctctctgtgcaATGTTTTCTcatttttctctccctccatcattctgtatcttcctctctctttctgtccttcacgccatcccctcctctctcctcttcagcgCTCTCTTTTACttcttctttcctctctgtcttctctgcaATAGTATCATTACAGTCATGGCGTCACAGTAATGACCATACTCTAATTCATCATATGGCTCTAAAGCCTTTGCTAATTCTTAAACTTTAAAAGAGTTCTCTCCCTCCACCAGAGTGGCTGGGTACCCCGGCGAGGGGAGCAAGGCCCGAAGACCATAGACCAGATCCACAAGGACGCTGAGCGAGAGGAGCAAATGCAGCTGGTCAAGGTCCAACAGCAGCTTATGTCAAGGAATGacagtggtggtggaggaggaggaggaggaggtggtggtggaagaggaggaggaggaggtggtggtggtggaggaagagACGGCAGGGggggagaccgagacagaggaggaagggatCAGGGGGGCCGTGGGGGCCAGCACGGCGGCCAGGGGGCTAGgggcagccagccccaggacgaAGGCTGGAACACAGTGCCCATCTCCACCAAGAACAGACCCATCGATACCAGCCGGCTCAGCAAGATCACCAAGGTGAGCGGTGGTTTTAAAGTTCGCAACTAATAAAGGAACGCGTTTTTAATTACTAAACCAACACAAATCGGGTTCCTAATTATGAGGGGGAAGGTAAACAATAGTGTGTATTGATTGTATTTCAGTAGCTCATAAGGATGCTTTTTTGCGATCACATGACCAGGTGAAGAGTTTATTCTCAGGGATTTCACTTGTCACTTAAGTAGCCATTTTACGTCATTTTGTTTTACCAAGTCGAGTCCCCATTGAGATGGATATACTTATGTCATCACCTCTGCTCTCAACCTTTTAACCTTTTGACCTCTCCGCCCACTAGCCTGGTGCTCTGGACTTCAACAACCAGCTCCTTGCGCCCCAGCTCGGGGGTAAGGGCATGTGGGGCAGCTGGGGCAAGGGCAGCAGTGGAGGCACCACAGGAGCCAAGCCTGCCGCCGGAGCTGAACCGGGTAGGGCCACATATGGGCGCGTGCCGAACACAGGGAGTCGGGTAGAAGCCTacttcatacaaacacacaccgaCATCCCTCACACAAGTGCAAAATACCGAACAAATGTGTCACACTGTACTATACACACTTATAGTTCACACTGTACTATACACACTTATAGTTCACACTGTACTATACACACTTATAGTACACACTGTACTATACACACTTATAGTGCACACTGTACTATACAACCTTGGCATTTGTGTGATATGCGTGTATTGATCTCTCgctcattccttccttccttttgtTCTCTAATAGCGGAGACTGGCCGTCCGGCCACTGGCAACCGTTTCTCTGCCTTGCAGCAGTCTGCTCCACCAGCGTCGTCCTCGGACGCTGACCGCAGGGTACCCCAGAGGTCAGTACCTCTGTTGCTGTTTTGCTTTCCGTTTCCCCCTCATTCTTCCtgatctttctctctgccccccgACTCTCGCTTACACACCTTAATTTTCtatcccctctccactctccaatatctctctccttctccgtaGGTCCAGCTCCAGTCGTGACCGCGGCGGGGACCGGGACAGGTTCGACCGCTTCGAGCGGCGCGACAGTAGTCGCGACGCCCGCCCGCCTGTCACCAAGCGCAGCTTCAGCCGCGAGACAGAGGAGCGTAGGAGCGATAGTCGCACCCCTACGGAACCCCCCGTCCGGCGCGTAGCCAGCATGTCTGACGACCGGAACAGAGGCAGCCGTGACCGGGGAGGCAGTGGTAGCCGGGACAGGGCTCCTAGCAAGGAGGCTGTTGGTAAgagactatacacacacacacttctactgCCAACACATacatcattcacacacacactggattcaTGTGCACACACCGTAGTGTAATATATGTTTTTGTGTACAAtagtgtgtgtaactgtgttgtatcTGTACAGTGAAGCGTGAGACAGGCCCCACCCTTCCCCCCGCTGCTCCGGCCAAACCGGCCATGACCGAGGAGGAGCTGGACAAGAAGTCCAGCGCCATCATCGAGGAGTACCTCCATCTCAACGAcatgaaggtacacacacacacaccacatcgaCAACATGaagatgcacacagacacacacacacaatcagtttTGTGTCCATGacaaaggtacacacacagagGCGATTGCATAGCTGACTGCTGTAATACTAAACCCCTGTCCTTCCCCCTCCGGCCCTGTAGGAGGCGCTGCAGTGTGTAGGGGAGCTGAACAGCGCCCCGCTGCTCTTTGTGTTTGTGCGGAACGGCCTGGAGGACACTCTGGAGCGCAGCGCCATCGCCAGGGAACGGATGGGCCTGCTGCTGCACCAACTCCTCAAGGCCGGCACCCTGCCCACAACACAGTACTACAAggggtgagaggcagagagagtagtGCCCTAAAGACCAGGTTGTGTGCGTTTCTGAAATGGTGAAAGAAAGTGTGTGTTTTGAGGAAGCACGCAATCCTGTCCACAAGATAGTGATTACATTGCCTTGTTTTGTGGGTGAGAGAGTACTGAATAAGGTCTTTACCTGGTTATGTTTTAATCAAAGGCTCCAGGAGATCCTGGAGGTGGCTGAGGATATGGCCATAGACATCCCCCACATCTGGCAATACCTGGCTGAGCTCATCACCCCCATGCTCCATGACGGAGGCATCCCCATGGGACAGCTCTTCAGGTGAGGCCCAGGCTCTATATAGGTTGCATAGGCCCCAACTCCCGGCAGTCACTTCCATGTAACAGCGTTGGTTCCAGAAAGGCTTTGACTGACGCTTGACTTTGTGGATGAATAGTGAAGAAGTGCTAGTCAAGAAAATATAGAGCTTGAGACGGATGTAAAGAATGAATGAGAAGTTTAAAGGAACGCTCGGTAACCTTTTgctactgtgtgtgtttctccaggGAGATCTCCAAGCCTCTGGTTCCCCTGGGTAAGGCTGGTCTGCTGCTGGTGCAGATTCTCAACTTACTCTGCAAAGGAATGGTAAGTGTCTCTGTGCAAGCAGCTCTGTGGGGTTTGTGTATGTCCATAAAATATTTTGGGTGTGTGTAAATTAATTGTGTATtaattatttgtaaaaaaataaatgattttCAGACCCATAAGAAGGTGGGTGGTCTGTGGACGGAAGCAGGGCTCAACTGGAGAGACTTCCTGCCAGAGGATGAGGACGTCAATAAGTTTGTGACTGAACAGGTCAGTGTGGGAGAAGGGGTTAAACtttacaaaaaataataatcatattTTTTTTAGTGCCACTCGATCTGAATGCCATGTAAGATTTAAGATCGGTGGACTGAACATGCGACTGCCCTAAATAAATTagaagatttttgttgttttggttaaGGGGGGGTTTGCCTTCTCGTTCTATAGGTGTGTTTAGCAACGAAACCGATGTGTGCAAAACGGACCTTGTTGGCTTAGAATCAAAGGATCATTGACAACAGCGTgaactatatttagtctccaaatgtttattgaaaacatacaaTAAGCATTGGTTGACTCCAATTGCGTTGtcacagttgttggttagctagctaatttgagCCATATTTGCATAGACGTGACATAAGTCCAAACACCTCGAGACGCGATCTCAAGAACAAGACACAACTAACTGAAACAAGCCACCTCTTATCATTGTAGATGGCTATTTGACCTTTCAGAATCATAACGCGCTGCCTCTGCAACGCGCGCGTATCAATTTTCGTGACGTGGTCAGGCAACCTGAGGGATCGGAGTGTGCCTTCTGTAGAGTTCCTAATGTAATTCTATGGTGTGTTCGCTCTTTCCAGAAAATGGAGTTTACCCTGGGGGAGGAGTCGGATGAGACCAATCAGAAGAAGCCCATGAGCGGGGAGGAGCTTAGCAAACATCTGGACAGACTGATCCAGGACAGGGCTAACAACCAGCGCATCAGAGACTGGGTcgaggtgtgtgtgatgtgcatatGCAACTTTGTGTTTCAGCAGGTCAATTGAAAGTTTAAACACGCTATCTACATGTAACTTTTGGGAAAGCAGGCTCTGTGTGGTAACTACTTATTTATTTACCCTCTCACTTACAGGCCAACCTGGACGAACAGCAGGCGGCTGCCAACCAGTTTGTGCGTGCTCTGATGACCTCCATTTGCCAGTCAGCTGTTATATGTGAGTACCGCGAAGCCCATATCTGTCCCTTCTGTTTGCGTACCTTAAAGATGCTTCCAACCTCCTTTCTTGGCATGCtgttgccctgtgtgtgtgtgatggagcgaAACCAAGGACAGTGCTATGTATTCGGTGCCAGAATGTTCCCGACTTCTGGTTCTATGCTCAATCGCTGGTACATTCTGATATCTGTCTGATTGGCAATGTGGGCATCATGTTGGGTGTAGAATGAGTGTTGGTCGTTTGGTGCTACTCTAGGTTTATGGGTCTGGGTTAATTTTCCTATGAATCGGGTTGACTGGTTGGAGACTACGTTGTAAGAAGAATGAGGGTGGAACATGCATccatcctttctccctctctctccgccttCACTCACTCTAAcacgctctccctctttccctccgtcCAGGTGAGAACCCGTACAAGGTGGACGTGGAGCAGATTACCCAGAGGGCCAAGCTGCTGCAGCGGTACCTGAGTGACGAGCATAGGGAGCTGCAGGCCCTTTACGCCCTCCAGGCCCTCATGGTGCACATGGAGCAACCGGCCAGTGAGTAcagtactgtggtgtgtgtgtgtttcgcctCAGTTCTGTGAGGTTGTGTATGATTGTGGGTAGCGAGGCTAGAGTCACACCTTTACAACCTCATTGTCCTGGTGTGCTAGAGTGCTCGCAGAGTAAACCTCTTTGCCTATTCATTGGCTGTAGTCTCTTGTGGCCCAGCTAATCACCAGCTCAGATACAGAACCTCCGTTTTGATGTTTCTTTTTGTCGTGAACATCCACAGCACTGCAGTTGCTTCCCATTCCGTGTAGATTTTGTGATTGTCGTTCACATTCTGCCCCACTGGCATTGTCTTCTGTctcgcaaaaaaaaaaatgatgtaaGATGAACTTTGATTGTTTGTGTGAATTAAAATGTTTGCTGAAGGCGTATGTATTTATCCACATTTCTCTATCAGATGGTGTTGTGGCTAGATTCATAGTTCAGGAATCATGATTATGGCTGTGCATCTTAACTACCCTCTCTGACTGTGGCATCCTCCCTTCGCCAGATCTGCTGCGGATGTTCTTTGACGCGCTGTACGACGAGGACGTGATCAAAGAGGAGGCCTTCTACAGGTGGGAGTCCAGCAAAGACCCCGCAGAGCAGACCGGCAAGGGCGTGGCCCTAAAGTCGGTCACCGCCTTCTTCACCTGGCTCCGCGAGGCCGAAGAGGAGTCCGACAAGGACTAAATGTCCTCTCTAAAACCACCACCGCCCTCTATGGCTAGGGAGGTGTATTGCAAGGGGAGCCCGAGGAGAGAATTGGACTCTGTGGCCCTTTTTTTTAATGTGGCGGACTGATATCGATCCTCAACAAGGCTTTTTAGAGAGGGACCTGACATGCAAtcactttctctcttctctctctctctctcgctcacttccTCATTCTCTTTTCCCTCTTTTGTGATGGCGTTTGTCCGCCGAAAATGAAATAAATGATTGAGATGGATTTTGCTTGTGTAAACGCGTGGAATAACTACTATGGTCACTGCGTATAAAACCCTTTTGACTTGTTGTTCTTGAGAAAACAATGACAAACCAACACGCTGCTCTTTGTGGTTGTAGACAAAATTATATTATGCAACATACTATATGACACGCAAACGCATAGAGACAAGGTGTCATGTAGCATGTTTTTCCCTTGGAGTGGGGTATCATGccatgcgtgtgtgtgatgtCCGATCGAACACAGCTCTGTCttctctttttttgtgtgtgtgcgcagcaTGGTTGAAGTGTGTTTCTTTTAATGATGTAGACGAGGTATGTTTGCTGACCAGCTGACATCAAGCGTATGTTGCCGACTATAGAGGCTCTGAATGGCTTTCTGAGCGACGGTTCTTTTCCttttttccacttcctgtttaccGCAGTACTGGGACTTTGAGGACAGAGAAACAAGATGGGGGATGGATTGTGACCTTTGACCATTAGCCTCTGACCTTGGCTACTGGAGGACAGTGGGGGTCTTCTATATGCTTCCTTAAAGCCTACCTTTCACTTCCTCCCCCAGTAGTCAATCCTGACTGAGATACTGCGTCTTTTACCTCTCCTGTAGTTACATGATGAACTGTTGGGTGCGTTCTCTCTCGACCCCTGTCGAATGAGAAAACAAACCCCATAACTAGAGGACTCCTTAATGACAAAAATCACCATTAAAACTTGAAACCTACAGAAATCAACTTGATGAAATAAGAAAAACAGAAATGATCCGAAAGCCTTTTCTACTCTAAGTGGAATCACATTTCAGGAGCGTTCTGTACATATATATtaaagttgttttttttgtcagttttatttttcagaaataataaaaataaattactGATGTAATGTAAACTATAAAATGCTGTATCATTTTCCAACAGAAGTGGCAGTTTGTCCAGATGCAGAGAGGGGTGCTTTAGGTCATCCATTGATTTAGTTTTATTGGACTTTTGTAAATATTTTGTTGCTTTCTTTATTATTTAAGGAATTACTGCTTCTTTTTGCATCATAAACTGGAAAAGATGAGGAAACCGAAAATTGCAAATAAAAGACTTATCAAGTTGCTGAGCGGAGTTTGTACATCAAGTTGCTGAGCGGAGTTTGTACATGCGTGTCCCAGGTCTTGCGTTAAGGGTACTGTAGTGCAGGGCTTTTCAAACTTTTCTTGCCCTGGTAAAGTCGGCAACCCAGGGACCCCCATCATATGATCGCAACAAAAATAACGACTTGTATTATCAGGGGAATGAGAATGGCAGGTAGAAGTAATCCATTTCAAAATGAATAGATTTGATAGACCATTTCATTATTTTCACCTTCTCACAGTtcattggaagaggaagtgtTAACTCTAACAGCCTGTTAGCTAGAAGGGTATATTGGTGGTGAAGAGAATTTTGCTGTTGTAAATCAAATTTTCAGCAATGAAAGATTGTTGAGCTGAGAGAAGTTTGCAGTTTTGAAGCAAGCTATCTGTAATTCTATGCATGTTGTCATGGCTGTTATTTGAGTGTTAGTCCTCAAAGATGGTATCGTTTTAAAATATGTAGTTCAATATTGTTTCTGCATGCTTTTCTTCTGGTGTTGGTCGTTTCAGTTCACACAAACTGTTTATCTATCCTGAACATTACCACCGCCttatacagaaatgttttttgttCCAATTACTAATTTCCGCCATATTAATTTCTAACATGTTGGTGCCTGTATACATAGGCTTTATTACACCTACAACCCTTATGACATCCTTCTGTCACATGAACATTTATGAATTTAAACAGGTGTCCATGTGCAATTCAGGCACTGTGTTTGGATGAGGATTTCTACTTTTAATGAGACGGACATACTGCTCATCCCGGACCAGGCACAAAGCCTTGACACACGAAAAGGGAAGAGGCCGGCGTGTAGAATACCCGGACGAGACTACGTCGGCGAGTGGATAAACCGCCTCtaccctccgttctattggcaGACGTGCAATCTCTGTTCAAGACGA
This DNA window, taken from Oncorhynchus tshawytscha isolate Ot180627B linkage group LG10, Otsh_v2.0, whole genome shotgun sequence, encodes the following:
- the eif4g1a gene encoding eukaryotic translation initiation factor 4 gamma 1a isoform X5, with the translated sequence MKALLLSVHLQDRLASQRHPNAEPSEMNKPPQPITGPTSVPHPSPSPGLTQAAYAPGQPPSLVFATPPPQQMNSSPQPRQFAAGPRALHQQGGYRALQPYYANRATMSTSAPRVQTSSGPRPVGPTHVYQPSSQMMMIPGQQLSFAGSPQGYFIPPGQYRAPYMPPSPQYPVTSGTAGFYPGTSPAEYPTYAGAYYPAQPQYSHTPPVQTAPVMISPAQPQQQALPPQPPPSQQLAPKRERIAIRIRDPNQGGRDITEEIMSGGRATSTPPSQSSTTEGEGPSQTNGEVTKPVTMMTRTDDNTEPAETMAAMTPPPALVTPEPATATVSTEAKQEKDSLAAPPTEQVASQSAVPTAAEEAIPPEEDQAPPPSPSPPAAPTSPAPAEVQTPPPSTTIAQVSDTVDAGVTLAGKAVTPEAPPIEEEPSAALAAVEKPPALVAEKEEAENKKEEEVVVEEEIVEKVKQEPVLTTKPEVVAPVTVAVAKEHTKPAPRPLTPVATATIKHSAPAVKPVVSVEAPTKTESVVEPTAPKQESAAAVPVSAPVPAVTPSVPEAEPAMAQKSEVQTPLSNGLPQEYPDEVDAPVPAQERTAMPNTEPAVPTPQETAILADAAVAEEGEKEEDAATVPLASSPSEDTSMQAAVSVPKKKRNMKELNKKEAIGDMLDAFKEEKEAAAAPEPLSTLAEPSPVAPPPLVPADAPDETWEEKEDKQNADTPPLKPGDLKYQYKGEQWKPIDPEDKKRYDREFLLGFRYIGASMNKPEGLPLICDVVLDKANKTPMRPAEPGRNMMNAGPDFTPAFMGNLGRQSSGGGGGGPRGPGRDHMGPPGPRRSQQGQRKEPRKIIISSSLGGDVELNKAEKAWKPAVKMAGSRGTGPEEEESDDPEQAKTQELFKRVRSILNKLTPQMFQQLMKQVTELTIDTEERLKGVIDLIFEKAISEPNFSVAYANMCRCLMGLKVPTTDKPGVTVNFRKLLLNRCQKEFEKDQDDDVIFEAKQKEMEAAKEEEKAGLKAELEEAKDKARRRSLGNIKFIGELFKLKMLTEAIMHDCIVKLLKNHDEESLECLCRLLSTIGKDLDFEKAKPRMDQYFAQMDKIIKEKKTSSRIRFMLQDVIDLRRSGWVPRRGEQGPKTIDQIHKDAEREEQMQLVKVQQQLMSRNDSGGGGGGGGGGGGRGGGGGGGGGGRDGRGGDRDRGGRDQGGRGGQHGGQGARGSQPQDEGWNTVPISTKNRPIDTSRLSKITKPGALDFNNQLLAPQLGGKGMWGSWGKGSSGGTTGAKPAAGAEPAETGRPATGNRFSALQQSAPPASSSDADRRVPQRSSSSRDRGGDRDRFDRFERRDSSRDARPPVTKRSFSRETEERRSDSRTPTEPPVRRVASMSDDRNRGSRDRGGSGSRDRAPSKEAVVKRETGPTLPPAAPAKPAMTEEELDKKSSAIIEEYLHLNDMKEALQCVGELNSAPLLFVFVRNGLEDTLERSAIARERMGLLLHQLLKAGTLPTTQYYKGLQEILEVAEDMAIDIPHIWQYLAELITPMLHDGGIPMGQLFREISKPLVPLGKAGLLLVQILNLLCKGMTHKKVGGLWTEAGLNWRDFLPEDEDVNKFVTEQKMEFTLGEESDETNQKKPMSGEELSKHLDRLIQDRANNQRIRDWVEANLDEQQAAANQFVRALMTSICQSAVICENPYKVDVEQITQRAKLLQRYLSDEHRELQALYALQALMVHMEQPANLLRMFFDALYDEDVIKEEAFYRWESSKDPAEQTGKGVALKSVTAFFTWLREAEEESDKD